A genomic stretch from Candidatus Zymogenaceae bacterium includes:
- a CDS encoding MBL fold metallo-hydrolase: MTRHDPTPGIHTITTPALFPLSPVNAYLIDGDIPTLIDTGLDTDTARRAFQDTLSGLGRKVSDIGRIILTHGHIDHIGFVERIREESGASVYMHTDDARYLLTDIDEHVAAARDNIPFFCRMGIPKRDVERMVRLFTSVMRRFFQPLTDISHLEEGDALDCGGVSVSIIHTPGHTPGSISLLEPESGAVFSGDHITSVAESHALVDMRTGPANDLRQYISSLRKLADLSPSVICPGHGEMIGAPRTFIGGLLSRYEDTSHRISEFLDTGFAGTPAEIASALFPDISRDMFASTVFEVYSALALIEREGGAVSLETEEAVSFKGVVNE, encoded by the coding sequence ATGACACGACACGACCCGACGCCCGGCATCCACACCATCACGACCCCTGCGCTGTTTCCCCTTTCCCCCGTCAATGCCTACCTTATCGACGGGGATATCCCCACCCTTATCGACACCGGGCTGGATACGGATACGGCCCGGCGGGCGTTCCAAGACACACTCTCCGGCCTGGGACGAAAGGTCTCGGACATCGGACGGATTATCCTGACCCACGGACATATCGACCATATCGGATTTGTCGAGCGCATCCGAGAGGAGTCGGGCGCATCGGTCTATATGCACACGGATGACGCCCGGTATCTTTTGACGGATATCGACGAACACGTGGCGGCCGCCCGGGATAACATCCCGTTCTTTTGCCGCATGGGCATACCGAAGAGGGACGTCGAGCGGATGGTGCGCCTGTTCACCAGCGTCATGCGGCGGTTCTTCCAACCTCTCACGGATATATCTCATCTCGAGGAGGGAGACGCCCTGGACTGCGGCGGTGTGTCGGTCTCCATAATCCATACGCCGGGGCACACGCCGGGGAGCATCTCGCTTTTGGAGCCGGAGTCCGGGGCGGTTTTCTCTGGAGATCATATCACGTCGGTTGCCGAATCACACGCCCTGGTGGACATGCGCACGGGACCTGCAAATGATCTTCGGCAATACATTTCGTCTCTGAGAAAACTGGCGGACCTGTCGCCGTCGGTGATATGTCCCGGCCACGGAGAAATGATCGGGGCTCCCCGAACATTCATCGGGGGGCTTCTGTCCCGGTACGAAGACACGTCACATCGTATCAGTGAGTTTTTGGATACCGGATTCGCGGGCACCCCCGCTGAAATCGCATCCGCACTCTTCCCGGACATTTCCCGGGATATGTTCGCCTCTACGGTCTTCGAGGTCTATAGCGCACTGGCGCTGATCGAGAGGGAGGGAGGGGCCGTTTCGCTGGAAACCGAGGAGGCTGTTAGTTTCAAAGGAGTGGTCAATGAGTAA
- a CDS encoding anaerobic glycerol-3-phosphate dehydrogenase subunit C encodes MTVKTDIRYPTDQCIKCTICVEHCPVVKVTEKFLGPKQVGPDFQRFRSEGDEPHDASVEYCTGCRICDIVCPSGVNISELNTRAKIALRAARGIPVRDRLLSHAYMFGDLASFAAPAANAFLKLRPFRWMSDKILHLEKDVKYPSYSKQPFEKWIRESYHFESDKKVAYFFGCFTNNNDPSLGRAVVRVLERNGYQAVFPKQDCCGLPLLGNGDVRGARKLAKKNLEGLLRAADDGLDIIYSSTSCGMMIRDDYETYLDLPEAAALFDRMKEVSEFLWGLYEAGELDTDFEPVDLSIPYHVPCHLRSLGIGLPALDLLGLIPELHVEELETYCCGLAGTYGFKSEKYDISLAIGRELERELGRFDGPYALSDCEACRMQIENLSSKKGLHPIFILQRAYGLDAAEEEPDTASEQR; translated from the coding sequence ATGACGGTGAAAACAGACATACGCTATCCCACCGACCAATGCATCAAGTGCACGATCTGCGTGGAGCATTGCCCGGTGGTGAAGGTGACCGAGAAATTCCTGGGGCCCAAGCAGGTCGGCCCCGATTTTCAGCGGTTTCGCTCCGAGGGAGACGAGCCGCACGACGCATCGGTTGAATACTGCACGGGCTGTCGTATCTGTGATATCGTCTGCCCGTCGGGAGTAAACATATCGGAGCTGAACACCAGGGCCAAGATAGCCCTTCGAGCTGCCCGGGGCATTCCGGTCAGGGACAGGCTCCTCTCCCACGCGTATATGTTCGGCGATCTGGCGAGCTTCGCGGCGCCGGCGGCCAACGCGTTTTTAAAGCTCAGGCCCTTTCGCTGGATGTCTGACAAGATCCTTCATCTGGAAAAGGACGTGAAATACCCGTCCTATTCAAAACAGCCCTTCGAAAAATGGATTCGTGAGTCCTATCACTTCGAATCAGACAAAAAGGTGGCCTATTTCTTCGGCTGCTTTACCAACAACAATGATCCGAGCCTGGGAAGGGCGGTGGTGCGGGTCCTGGAGCGAAACGGCTACCAGGCGGTGTTCCCGAAGCAGGACTGCTGCGGCCTGCCGCTTCTGGGCAACGGGGACGTTCGGGGCGCTCGAAAGCTGGCCAAGAAAAACCTCGAGGGGCTGCTTCGGGCCGCCGACGACGGCCTTGACATCATTTACAGCTCCACCTCCTGCGGCATGATGATCCGGGACGACTACGAGACGTACCTGGACCTTCCCGAGGCCGCGGCGCTCTTCGATCGGATGAAGGAGGTCTCGGAGTTTTTATGGGGGTTGTACGAAGCCGGGGAGCTCGATACCGATTTTGAGCCGGTGGATCTGTCGATTCCCTATCACGTCCCCTGTCATCTCAGGTCCCTGGGGATCGGCCTGCCGGCCCTGGATCTCCTGGGCCTGATACCGGAGCTTCACGTGGAAGAGCTGGAGACCTACTGCTGCGGGCTGGCGGGCACCTATGGGTTCAAGAGCGAAAAATACGACATCAGCCTGGCCATCGGCCGGGAGCTGGAACGGGAGCTTGGCCGGTTTGACGGCCCCTACGCCCTTTCGGACTGCGAGGCGTGCCGCATGCAGATAGAAAATCTTTCGAGCAAGAAGGGACTGCACCCGATTTTCATCCTCCAGAGGGCCTACGGCCTTGATGCGGCCGAAGAGGAACCGGATACGGCGTCGGAACAGCGATAG
- the glpB gene encoding anaerobic glycerol-3-phosphate dehydrogenase subunit B — protein MKYDTVVIGAGLGGLMAALSAAERGKKTLVVSRGMGIITIFSGTIDILGYYPVQDTAPLSSPREGVERLISEDPKHPYARVGVEALEKGMSFFQEAVAREGVTYVGNLDRNFLVPTAVGTIKPTAFLSKRMEAGDVREESDVLIAGFRGLKDFYPAYMAHNISTSTVPGVSIPHFRGRVLDVDIGADGSGMSALTLARKMEEDAMIQAIGRALFCQVRDGERIALPAVLGIRGGDEVFRRLEDMAGTRIFETPTLPPSVTGYRLYRALESRVRASGIRLLIGYDVHDPEIRGGRVAAVNISMGKKTKRIEGDTFVLATGGLVGRGIITDRKSTLEPIFGLPVSGPSRRNEWFAERFFDPSGHPINKIGLEVDDRLRPTGDGKKHVYENLFACGAELAGYAALREKSGGGVTIASGFKAGRLAGEL, from the coding sequence ATGAAATATGATACGGTAGTTATCGGGGCCGGCCTGGGGGGATTGATGGCGGCGCTTTCGGCGGCCGAGCGGGGAAAGAAGACGCTGGTGGTTTCCAGAGGCATGGGCATCATCACCATTTTCTCCGGCACCATCGACATCCTGGGCTATTACCCGGTCCAAGACACCGCGCCCCTGTCCTCCCCTCGGGAGGGCGTCGAGCGGCTTATCTCCGAGGACCCGAAGCACCCATACGCCCGGGTCGGCGTGGAGGCGCTGGAGAAGGGGATGTCTTTTTTCCAGGAAGCCGTGGCTCGGGAGGGGGTGACATACGTGGGGAATCTGGATCGGAATTTCCTGGTTCCCACGGCGGTGGGAACCATCAAGCCCACAGCCTTCCTCTCCAAGCGTATGGAGGCGGGAGACGTCCGGGAAGAATCGGATGTATTGATCGCCGGCTTTCGGGGGCTGAAGGATTTCTATCCCGCCTATATGGCCCATAATATCTCCACCAGCACCGTGCCGGGTGTTTCTATCCCCCATTTTCGCGGGCGCGTGCTGGATGTGGATATCGGGGCCGATGGTTCCGGGATGAGCGCCCTGACCCTGGCCCGGAAGATGGAGGAGGACGCCATGATCCAGGCGATCGGACGCGCCCTCTTCTGCCAGGTGCGGGACGGGGAACGGATCGCCCTGCCGGCGGTGTTGGGCATCCGAGGCGGCGACGAGGTTTTTCGCCGCCTGGAGGATATGGCGGGAACCCGAATATTCGAAACGCCCACCCTCCCGCCGTCGGTGACCGGGTATCGGCTCTACCGGGCGCTGGAGAGCCGCGTGCGGGCGTCGGGGATTCGCTTGCTCATCGGATATGATGTTCACGATCCCGAGATACGGGGCGGCAGGGTTGCTGCCGTCAATATATCAATGGGTAAAAAGACGAAACGGATCGAGGGCGACACCTTCGTGTTGGCCACCGGGGGTCTGGTGGGCCGAGGCATAATCACGGACCGGAAAAGCACACTGGAGCCGATTTTCGGCCTCCCGGTTTCGGGGCCGTCCCGTCGAAACGAGTGGTTCGCGGAGCGGTTCTTCGATCCCTCGGGACACCCGATAAACAAGATCGGCCTTGAGGTGGATGATCGGCTCAGGCCCACGGGCGACGGGAAAAAGCACGTATATGAGAATCTCTTCGCGTGCGGCGCAGAGCTTGCCGGATACGCCGCCTTGAGGGAAAAATCGGGCGGCGGCGTGACGATCGCGTCCGGTTTCAAGGCCGGAAGGCTGGCGGGGGAGCTGTAG
- the glpA gene encoding anaerobic glycerol-3-phosphate dehydrogenase subunit A: MELKTEVLVIGGGVTGAGVARDLVMRGIDTILVEKGDLAAGATGRCHGLLHSGGRYVIKDQESAVECIKENVILKRIASRTIEDTGGLFVSLPGDDESYADRFLAACDAAGIQTQVLSLSQALRLEPNLSREAKTVVKVPDGAVDPFALTIDNARDAARRGCRILRHTKLVGIDVEKGRVTGAEVHDRVTDERHHIRTKRIINATGAWAGHVAGLAGANVPLTLSKGSLLIFNRRINNTVINRLRPPGDGDIIVPNEPTSIIGTTSITVSDPENFTVTKKEVDLMMKEAGLVLPPSAEARVIRAYAGIRPLVAAQDADSGRDISRSFSILDHGKQDGVRGFYSIVGGKLTTYRLMAEKMVDVVAEEMGVHIPCSTASEPLFGSEDGEHYRLEDRFTSIETVEEGEEQEGKVEEIVCECELVTKDEVLKVINEMKTSNLNDIRQRTRVGMGSCQGGFCTYRLLGILHELDMVPQYEANEILTSFMEERWRGIRPVLWGDQLREEQLVEGIYLGIFALDKIQPLGKKASKSKK; encoded by the coding sequence TTGGAACTGAAGACTGAAGTGCTGGTAATCGGCGGGGGCGTGACCGGAGCCGGGGTGGCCCGGGACTTGGTCATGCGGGGCATCGATACGATCCTTGTGGAAAAGGGTGACCTGGCCGCCGGCGCAACCGGGCGCTGCCATGGTCTCCTACACAGCGGGGGGCGCTACGTCATCAAGGATCAGGAATCGGCGGTGGAGTGCATCAAGGAGAACGTCATCCTGAAACGCATCGCCTCACGAACCATCGAGGACACCGGCGGCCTGTTTGTGAGCCTTCCCGGGGATGATGAGTCGTATGCGGATCGGTTTCTGGCCGCCTGTGACGCGGCGGGAATACAGACTCAGGTCCTCTCCCTGAGCCAGGCCCTGAGGCTTGAGCCGAATCTCTCCCGAGAGGCGAAAACCGTCGTAAAGGTTCCGGACGGGGCGGTGGACCCCTTCGCCCTGACGATAGACAACGCCCGGGACGCAGCCCGCAGGGGGTGCCGGATACTCAGACACACCAAGCTGGTGGGCATTGACGTCGAAAAGGGACGGGTGACGGGCGCCGAGGTCCATGATCGGGTGACGGATGAGCGTCATCACATCAGGACGAAGCGCATCATCAACGCCACCGGCGCCTGGGCGGGACATGTGGCGGGGCTTGCGGGGGCGAATGTTCCTTTGACCCTCTCCAAGGGAAGCCTTTTGATTTTCAACCGCAGGATAAACAACACCGTCATCAACCGGCTCAGGCCCCCCGGAGACGGGGATATCATCGTCCCCAACGAGCCCACCTCCATCATCGGCACCACCTCCATCACCGTGTCCGATCCGGAAAACTTCACGGTGACGAAAAAAGAGGTGGACCTGATGATGAAGGAGGCGGGCCTGGTGCTCCCCCCCTCGGCCGAGGCCAGGGTCATCCGGGCCTATGCCGGCATCAGGCCGCTGGTGGCGGCCCAGGACGCCGATTCCGGTCGGGACATCTCCCGGTCCTTCAGCATCCTCGATCACGGGAAACAGGACGGGGTCAGGGGTTTTTACAGCATCGTCGGCGGGAAGCTGACAACCTACCGTTTGATGGCTGAAAAAATGGTGGATGTCGTCGCCGAGGAAATGGGTGTACATATCCCGTGCTCCACGGCATCAGAACCCCTGTTCGGATCGGAGGACGGAGAGCATTATCGGCTGGAGGACAGGTTCACCTCCATCGAGACGGTGGAGGAAGGGGAGGAACAGGAGGGGAAGGTGGAGGAGATCGTCTGTGAGTGTGAGCTGGTGACCAAGGACGAGGTGCTGAAGGTGATCAACGAAATGAAGACCAGCAACCTCAACGATATCCGCCAGAGGACCAGGGTCGGGATGGGATCGTGCCAGGGAGGATTTTGCACCTATCGACTCCTGGGCATTCTTCACGAGCTGGATATGGTCCCCCAGTATGAAGCCAACGAAATACTGACGTCCTTCATGGAGGAGCGGTGGCGGGGTATCCGGCCGGTGCTCTGGGGCGATCAGCTCCGGGAGGAGCAGCTGGTGGAGGGGATATACCTGGGGATTTTCGCCCTAGATAAAATCCAGCCCTTGGGGAAAAAGGCGTCCAAATCCAAAAAATGA
- the glpK gene encoding glycerol kinase GlpK, with translation MSGYIMAIDQGTTGSRTYLFDANGDVVGSAYKEFQQIYPKPGWVEHDAEEIWRTVEETMLEACLQNDIELEEIVAIGITNQRETTVLWDKKTGKPVHNAIVWQCRRTADTCDALKGKGLEKLFREKTGLVVDAYFSGTKVKWILDNVSGARKRAEAGDLMFGTIDTWIMYNLSGGNVHATDYTNASRTLLYNIAEKKWDGEILDILDVPESILPEVKDSAALYGHTSIKLPLNREVPITGVAGDQQAALFGQGCFTPGMAKNTYGTGCFLLSITEDLVYSENGLVTTLACDAGGKPVYCLEGSVFIAGAAVQWLRDELKIIDTAAEIEKLAASVEDNHGVYMVPAFVGLGAPYWDMHARGGILGLTRGAGRAHIARAVLESIAYQTRDLVEIVNKESGVPLEVLRVDGGASTNDLLMQFQADILGIRVDRPKMVETTAAGAAMLAGLGSGFWKSAEDLKETRKVDELYTPKMAAGERERLYNGWKEAVRRVSSGT, from the coding sequence ATGAGCGGTTATATCATGGCCATAGACCAGGGAACCACCGGAAGCCGGACCTACCTCTTTGACGCGAACGGCGACGTGGTGGGCAGCGCCTACAAAGAATTTCAACAGATATACCCGAAACCGGGATGGGTGGAACACGATGCCGAGGAGATATGGAGGACCGTAGAGGAGACGATGCTCGAGGCGTGCTTACAGAACGATATCGAACTTGAAGAGATCGTCGCCATCGGCATCACGAACCAGCGGGAGACCACGGTCCTGTGGGATAAAAAAACCGGAAAGCCGGTGCACAACGCCATCGTCTGGCAGTGCCGAAGGACCGCCGATACCTGCGACGCCCTGAAGGGAAAGGGGCTCGAGAAGCTCTTTCGGGAAAAGACCGGTCTCGTGGTGGACGCCTATTTTTCCGGCACGAAGGTGAAGTGGATCCTGGATAATGTATCCGGGGCCAGGAAGAGGGCCGAGGCCGGCGATCTGATGTTCGGCACTATCGACACCTGGATAATGTACAATCTTTCAGGTGGAAATGTACACGCCACCGATTATACCAACGCCTCCCGGACCCTTCTGTATAACATCGCCGAGAAGAAATGGGACGGTGAAATACTGGATATACTGGATGTCCCCGAATCGATTTTACCCGAGGTGAAGGACTCGGCGGCCCTGTACGGCCATACCTCCATAAAGCTTCCCCTCAACCGGGAGGTGCCCATCACCGGCGTTGCCGGGGATCAGCAGGCGGCGCTGTTCGGCCAGGGGTGCTTCACGCCGGGAATGGCGAAGAACACCTACGGGACCGGCTGTTTTCTGTTATCCATCACCGAGGACCTGGTCTATTCGGAGAACGGCCTCGTGACGACCCTGGCGTGTGATGCCGGGGGGAAGCCCGTGTATTGTCTCGAGGGGTCGGTTTTCATCGCCGGGGCGGCGGTGCAGTGGCTGAGAGATGAGCTGAAGATCATCGACACCGCCGCGGAGATCGAGAAGCTGGCGGCAAGCGTTGAGGACAACCACGGCGTCTACATGGTTCCGGCGTTCGTGGGACTGGGCGCCCCCTATTGGGACATGCACGCCCGGGGCGGCATCCTGGGATTGACCCGGGGTGCGGGGCGGGCGCATATTGCCCGGGCCGTCCTGGAATCCATCGCGTACCAGACCAGGGATCTGGTGGAGATCGTCAATAAAGAATCCGGGGTGCCGCTGGAGGTGCTTAGGGTGGACGGCGGGGCCAGCACCAACGACCTGTTGATGCAGTTCCAGGCGGATATCCTGGGCATCCGGGTGGATCGTCCGAAGATGGTGGAAACCACCGCCGCCGGGGCCGCGATGCTGGCGGGTCTCGGGTCCGGTTTCTGGAAATCAGCGGAAGACCTGAAGGAAACCCGCAAGGTCGACGAGCTTTACACCCCGAAGATGGCCGCAGGTGAGCGGGAACGGCTGTACAACGGATGGAAGGAGGCGGTGCGCCGGGTCAGTTCGGGAACGTGA
- a CDS encoding 4Fe-4S dicluster domain-containing protein, whose product MELQISREVFFNLGGPHGVVRFVVYGIALVIMAFFIYSLVRKIKVWKLGQPEKRTDQIGKRIWGLVQYVFLQWKLLKEKVPGLAHFLLFWGFVVLFIGTALIVIQEDFTLLLFDYRFWHGVFYKWYSVVLDLFGLGALVAIIVFAVIRYIQRPERLGRKGTDTVSLILIFLILLSGFFNEGLRMAATEVSPNPQVQAMSEVLATSGEEFLAKVTELTDEELLAAVEENEELTGAIASNEALADFELSADTIYVVRNAYYYNPDLAKWSPVGLVLAKAFNGMMSEAGILTFHMINWWIHLLLAMGFVAYLFWGKLMHIITSMINIFFRKLEPRGALAPIEDMENAESFGVYYVEQFTWKQLLDGDACTDCGRCQDQCPAHLSEKPLSPKRIVLDTNDNLYARACDIKKGVASEEIESPALIGEANDIDAIWSCTTCLACVEACPVLIDQPQKIVDMRRYKVLMEGEMSAELMTTMRNMENNSNPYGFGFHERGNWANDLPVKTLAEDPEVEYLYYVGCAGSFDDRYKKVATTFVKIMEKAGVKIGILGQEEGCCGDSARRAGNEYLFSMLAMQNIETMNGYNVKKIVTTCPHGYNCLKNEYPQNEGGTFEVYHFTELILDLINQGRIKLEKNVDGIGGVAYHDSCFLGRYNNLYNQPRKILSAIPGVDVKEFSRKETKSYCCGAGGARMWMEETLGKRINHVRTQDAIDKGYKTISTACPFCLTMLSDGIKELGKEESMECFDILELVAKSMGIK is encoded by the coding sequence ATGGAATTACAAATATCTCGGGAAGTTTTCTTCAACCTGGGAGGACCTCACGGCGTGGTGCGATTTGTCGTCTACGGCATCGCCCTCGTCATCATGGCGTTCTTTATCTACTCCCTGGTGAGGAAAATCAAAGTCTGGAAACTGGGACAGCCCGAAAAGCGTACCGACCAGATCGGAAAGCGCATTTGGGGGCTTGTCCAGTATGTGTTTTTGCAGTGGAAGCTTCTCAAGGAGAAGGTGCCGGGTCTTGCCCACTTCCTGCTTTTCTGGGGATTCGTGGTGCTGTTCATCGGGACCGCCCTGATCGTTATCCAGGAGGACTTCACCCTGCTGCTCTTCGATTACCGGTTCTGGCACGGCGTCTTCTATAAGTGGTACTCGGTGGTGCTCGACCTGTTCGGCCTGGGTGCGTTGGTTGCGATTATCGTGTTCGCGGTTATTCGCTATATCCAGCGCCCGGAACGGCTGGGACGAAAGGGCACGGATACCGTTTCGCTTATACTCATTTTCCTGATCCTGCTGTCCGGTTTCTTCAACGAGGGCCTCAGGATGGCCGCCACGGAGGTGAGCCCCAATCCCCAGGTCCAGGCCATGAGCGAGGTCCTGGCGACGAGCGGCGAGGAATTCCTGGCCAAAGTAACGGAGCTGACCGACGAGGAGCTTCTGGCCGCCGTTGAGGAGAACGAGGAGTTGACAGGCGCCATTGCGTCCAACGAGGCCCTGGCGGATTTCGAGCTTTCGGCGGATACCATTTATGTGGTCAGGAACGCATATTATTACAATCCCGATCTCGCAAAATGGTCGCCGGTGGGTCTGGTATTGGCCAAGGCCTTCAACGGCATGATGAGTGAAGCGGGCATATTGACCTTTCACATGATCAACTGGTGGATACACTTGCTGCTTGCCATGGGATTCGTCGCGTATCTCTTCTGGGGCAAGCTCATGCACATCATCACCTCGATGATCAACATCTTCTTCAGGAAACTCGAACCGAGGGGAGCGCTGGCTCCCATCGAGGATATGGAGAACGCGGAGTCCTTCGGCGTCTATTACGTGGAGCAGTTCACCTGGAAACAGTTGCTTGACGGCGACGCCTGTACCGACTGCGGCCGGTGCCAGGATCAGTGCCCGGCGCATCTTTCCGAAAAGCCGCTGTCTCCGAAGCGCATCGTCCTTGACACCAACGACAACCTCTACGCACGGGCGTGCGATATCAAGAAGGGAGTTGCATCCGAGGAGATAGAGAGTCCCGCCCTCATCGGCGAGGCCAACGACATCGACGCCATATGGTCCTGTACGACCTGTCTGGCCTGCGTCGAGGCGTGTCCGGTGCTGATTGATCAGCCCCAGAAGATAGTGGACATGAGGCGGTACAAGGTCCTCATGGAGGGCGAGATGTCCGCCGAGCTCATGACCACCATGCGTAACATGGAAAACAACTCCAATCCGTATGGATTCGGATTCCATGAGCGGGGAAACTGGGCCAATGACCTGCCGGTCAAGACGCTGGCGGAAGATCCGGAGGTGGAATACCTCTATTACGTCGGATGTGCGGGATCCTTTGACGACCGCTACAAAAAGGTGGCGACGACGTTCGTCAAGATCATGGAGAAGGCCGGTGTGAAAATCGGCATCCTCGGGCAGGAAGAGGGCTGCTGCGGCGATTCCGCCCGGCGGGCCGGAAACGAGTACCTGTTCTCCATGCTCGCCATGCAGAACATCGAGACCATGAACGGGTACAACGTCAAAAAGATCGTCACCACATGCCCCCACGGGTATAACTGCCTCAAGAACGAATATCCCCAGAACGAGGGAGGTACGTTTGAGGTGTACCACTTCACCGAGCTGATCCTGGACCTGATCAATCAGGGCCGCATCAAGCTGGAGAAGAATGTGGACGGCATAGGCGGCGTCGCCTATCATGATTCATGTTTCCTGGGCCGTTATAACAATCTGTATAACCAGCCCAGAAAAATCCTCTCGGCCATTCCCGGCGTTGACGTCAAGGAATTCAGCCGTAAGGAGACGAAGAGCTACTGCTGTGGCGCGGGCGGCGCTCGTATGTGGATGGAGGAAACCCTCGGAAAGCGCATCAACCATGTGCGCACCCAGGACGCCATCGACAAGGGCTACAAGACCATCTCCACCGCCTGCCCCTTCTGCCTGACGATGCTTTCGGACGGCATCAAGGAGCTGGGTAAGGAGGAGTCCATGGAATGCTTCGACATCCTGGAGCTGGTCGCCAAATCCATGGGAATCAAATAG
- a CDS encoding electron transfer flavoprotein subunit alpha/FixB family protein: MAKEVLVFAEQRDGALKKVSFEMVTTGRKLADQMGGECAAVLVGDGVEGIAAELGKYGADKVFVVEDAKLKNYAPDLYAQAVAEVAKDAKILLGGASAMGKDLLPRVAARLETAMASDCVKFDLDGDALLSFRPVFAGKAFVTIKVTGSPQIATGRPKVFPAEENAKAGAVEKVSVSLGDAKAVLKETKIEAGDRVDLTEADIIVSGGRGMKGPDEYKILEELVDALGATATVGASRAAVDAGWRPHGDQVGQTGKTVSPSLYIAAGISGAIQHLAGMGSSKYIVAINKDPDAPIFSKADYGIVEDLFKVVPEITSEVKKLLAE, from the coding sequence ATGGCAAAAGAAGTTCTCGTATTTGCAGAACAGCGCGACGGTGCTCTCAAGAAGGTATCCTTCGAGATGGTCACCACCGGACGCAAGCTGGCCGACCAGATGGGCGGCGAGTGCGCCGCGGTCTTGGTGGGCGATGGTGTCGAGGGTATTGCCGCGGAACTTGGGAAGTACGGTGCGGATAAAGTGTTCGTCGTTGAAGACGCGAAGCTGAAGAATTATGCCCCCGACCTCTATGCCCAGGCGGTGGCGGAAGTGGCCAAGGACGCCAAGATTCTCTTGGGCGGTGCGTCGGCCATGGGTAAGGACCTGCTGCCCCGGGTTGCGGCCCGGTTGGAGACCGCCATGGCCTCCGATTGCGTGAAATTCGATCTGGACGGCGATGCGCTGCTTTCCTTCCGACCGGTGTTCGCCGGTAAGGCGTTCGTCACCATCAAGGTGACCGGATCGCCGCAGATCGCCACCGGACGGCCCAAGGTTTTTCCTGCGGAAGAAAACGCAAAGGCCGGGGCCGTCGAGAAGGTTTCGGTATCCTTAGGCGACGCCAAGGCCGTCCTCAAGGAGACCAAGATCGAGGCCGGAGACCGCGTCGACCTGACGGAAGCCGATATCATCGTATCCGGCGGCCGGGGAATGAAGGGCCCCGACGAGTACAAGATCCTTGAAGAGCTGGTAGACGCCCTGGGAGCCACCGCGACGGTGGGCGCCTCCCGTGCAGCGGTGGACGCCGGCTGGCGTCCCCACGGCGATCAGGTGGGACAGACCGGTAAGACCGTGTCCCCGTCTCTCTACATCGCCGCCGGTATCTCCGGCGCCATCCAGCATCTTGCCGGTATGGGATCGTCAAAATACATCGTGGCTATCAACAAGGATCCGGACGCTCCGATTTTCTCCAAGGCCGATTACGGCATCGTGGAAGACCTCTTCAAGGTCGTTCCGGAGATTACCTCCGAGGTGAAGAAGCTGCTGGCCGAATAA
- a CDS encoding electron transfer flavoprotein subunit beta/FixA family protein, with amino-acid sequence MNVAVIMKQVPDTEALIKVAPDGSGYVKEGVKFVMNPYDEFGVEEALKNKESAGAKEVTIVSMGSERAVEAIRTGLAMGADKGVLLKIGENEYTDAFGVAKALAEELKGGDYKIIYCGKQAIDDDMAQVGPMVAQLLDIPCVNVVTSVELSGDKAVCTREIEGGKEIFEVSLPAVIACQKGLNEPRYASLPGIMKAKKKPLDIKDVKLEGAKSEIAKWEMPPERPAGRIIEGDDPAAKAAELVKALREEAKVI; translated from the coding sequence GTGAACGTAGCCGTCATTATGAAACAGGTTCCGGACACCGAGGCCCTCATCAAAGTCGCTCCTGATGGAAGCGGGTATGTGAAAGAGGGGGTAAAGTTTGTTATGAACCCCTATGATGAGTTTGGTGTCGAGGAAGCATTGAAGAACAAGGAATCCGCCGGCGCTAAAGAGGTGACCATCGTCAGCATGGGATCCGAGCGGGCGGTGGAGGCCATTCGCACAGGTCTCGCCATGGGCGCGGACAAGGGCGTGCTGCTCAAGATCGGCGAAAATGAATACACCGATGCGTTTGGCGTTGCCAAGGCCCTGGCCGAAGAACTCAAGGGCGGGGACTACAAAATTATCTACTGCGGCAAGCAGGCCATTGACGACGACATGGCCCAGGTAGGTCCAATGGTGGCCCAGCTTCTGGATATCCCGTGCGTGAACGTGGTCACCAGCGTGGAGCTCTCCGGCGACAAGGCGGTGTGCACCCGGGAGATCGAGGGCGGCAAGGAGATCTTCGAAGTAAGTCTTCCCGCCGTCATCGCCTGTCAGAAGGGACTGAACGAGCCCCGGTATGCCTCTCTCCCCGGTATCATGAAGGCCAAGAAAAAACCCCTGGACATCAAGGACGTGAAGCTTGAGGGCGCCAAGTCCGAGATCGCCAAGTGGGAAATGCCTCCGGAGCGGCCCGCAGGACGCATCATCGAGGGAGACGACCCGGCGGCCAAGGCGGCGGAGCTGGTCAAGGCCCTTCGTGAGGAAGCAAAGGTCATCTAA